The following coding sequences lie in one Aquipuribacter nitratireducens genomic window:
- a CDS encoding glycerophosphodiester phosphodiesterase family protein: MGRTRYTAAPDVTVAHRGGAGCRPENSWAAFRWSYALGVRWFETDVRASRDGVPVLHHDRSLRRLFGLEADVRDLTWDELRGLRTPGGERLLRPSDVLEAMPDARLAVDVKEARVVPGLLAELRRVDAVDRVCVAGASDAVLAGVARAEPAVERALGWQSLVRLLTRVHLGLPVGRLPDGAGWLHVPDRVPDRFGGRVVCTAQVVECAHERGLRVLAWTVDDPERMRALLDLGVDGVITDRPDLLREALVARSAAAGRAGGPVAPPTLPVCPPASPTSDVLPGPGPTW; encoded by the coding sequence GTGGGCCGCACCCGGTACACCGCCGCACCCGACGTCACCGTCGCCCACCGTGGCGGCGCAGGCTGCCGACCCGAGAACAGCTGGGCGGCCTTCCGCTGGTCGTACGCGCTCGGGGTCCGCTGGTTCGAGACCGACGTCCGTGCCAGCCGCGACGGCGTCCCGGTCCTGCACCACGACCGCAGCCTCCGCCGGCTCTTCGGGCTCGAGGCGGACGTCCGCGACCTCACGTGGGACGAGCTGCGGGGACTGCGCACCCCTGGTGGGGAGCGGCTGCTGCGCCCGTCGGACGTGCTGGAGGCCATGCCGGACGCCCGGCTCGCCGTCGACGTGAAGGAGGCCAGGGTCGTGCCCGGTCTCCTCGCGGAGCTGCGTCGCGTCGACGCCGTCGACCGGGTGTGCGTGGCGGGCGCGTCCGACGCCGTCCTCGCCGGCGTCGCGCGCGCCGAGCCCGCCGTCGAACGGGCACTCGGCTGGCAGTCGCTCGTCCGCCTCCTCACGAGGGTCCACCTCGGGCTGCCGGTCGGCCGGCTGCCCGACGGCGCGGGCTGGCTCCACGTGCCGGACCGCGTGCCGGACCGGTTCGGCGGCCGCGTCGTGTGCACCGCACAGGTGGTCGAGTGCGCTCACGAGCGGGGGCTCCGGGTGCTCGCGTGGACGGTCGACGACCCCGAGCGCATGCGGGCGCTGCTCGACCTCGGCGTCGACGGCGTCATCACCGACCGGCCCGACCTCCTGCGCGAGGCCCTCGTGGCGCGCAGCGCCGCGGCCGGGCGTGCCGGTGGTCCGGTGGCGCCGCCTACCCTGCCGGTGTGCCCTCCCGCGAGCCCGACGAGCGACGTCCTGCCGGGTCCGGGCCCGACGTGGTGA
- a CDS encoding cell filamentation protein Fic has protein sequence MAEARDACSALRWLPAMRRRTEQVRVEACVRAAAASAEVDGARLPLEQVRSLVAAQEHVPARGDHRDPVLALVTGALRVTLDAHGSAVALGRAPRQVMARMHALAAADLVADRTALGRPSPAAVQRLDLLARLVVDRSPAPALVVAALVDAEVTTSEAFVPVSGVVARALARCVVVHGGLDPAGVVVPERHAVADRAGREAALAGYRAGGPDGVVGWVRWWGDAVVAGAAEATRVAEHVMAGRLT, from the coding sequence GTGGCCGAGGCCCGCGACGCCTGCTCCGCGCTGCGCTGGCTCCCCGCCATGCGCCGTCGCACCGAGCAGGTGCGGGTCGAGGCGTGCGTCCGCGCCGCGGCCGCGTCCGCCGAGGTCGACGGCGCCCGGCTGCCGCTGGAGCAGGTCCGCTCGCTCGTCGCCGCGCAGGAGCACGTCCCCGCCCGCGGGGACCACCGCGACCCCGTGCTCGCGCTCGTCACCGGTGCGCTGCGGGTCACCCTCGACGCCCACGGCTCCGCGGTGGCGCTGGGGCGGGCACCGCGGCAGGTCATGGCGCGCATGCACGCCCTCGCGGCCGCCGACCTCGTCGCCGACCGCACGGCGCTGGGTCGGCCGAGCCCTGCCGCGGTGCAGCGCCTCGACCTGCTCGCCCGGCTCGTCGTCGACCGCTCGCCGGCGCCGGCGCTGGTCGTCGCCGCGCTCGTCGACGCGGAGGTGACGACGAGCGAGGCGTTCGTCCCGGTGTCCGGGGTCGTGGCCCGTGCCCTCGCCCGCTGCGTCGTGGTGCACGGCGGGCTCGACCCCGCGGGCGTCGTGGTGCCCGAGCGGCACGCCGTCGCCGACCGGGCGGGTCGGGAGGCCGCGCTCGCCGGCTACCGTGCCGGTGGACCCGACGGCGTGGTCGGCTGGGTGCGGTGGTGGGGCGACGCGGTCGTCGCCGGGGCCGCGGAGGCCACCCGGGTCGCCGAGCACGTCATGGCCGGCCGGCTGACCTGA
- a CDS encoding HAD-IB family hydrolase, with the protein MPDASPDTARVAAFFDLDKTLLAASSTFALSRGLRRRGLLPPHTAARSAVAHASYMVRGADHVQMERMRDLLTELVAGWDRAVVEEVVAEALDDVVLPLVYPEAAELVRWHQEYGRDVVVVSSGAQEVVGPIGDAIGATLTVGSTLEVVDGRYTGRIEHYTYGPAKAEVLRRLAAERGYDLAACYAYSDSATDLPMLEAVGRPHAVNPGRRLTEHAETAGWPVLTLTPPAAAVRRLDALAAPSPAAVGTVGAVGVGVAATAGLGWYLARRRRRG; encoded by the coding sequence GTGCCCGACGCGTCCCCCGACACCGCCCGCGTCGCGGCGTTCTTCGACCTCGACAAGACGCTGCTCGCCGCGTCGAGCACGTTCGCGCTCAGCCGCGGGCTGCGGCGGCGCGGGCTGCTCCCGCCGCACACGGCCGCACGCAGCGCCGTCGCCCACGCCTCCTACATGGTCCGCGGCGCCGACCACGTGCAGATGGAGCGGATGCGGGACCTGCTCACCGAGCTCGTCGCCGGCTGGGACCGCGCCGTCGTCGAGGAGGTCGTCGCGGAGGCCCTCGACGACGTCGTCCTCCCGCTCGTCTACCCGGAGGCCGCCGAGCTCGTCCGCTGGCACCAGGAGTACGGCCGGGACGTCGTCGTCGTGTCCTCCGGCGCCCAGGAGGTCGTCGGGCCGATCGGCGACGCGATCGGGGCGACGCTCACGGTCGGCAGCACCCTGGAGGTGGTCGACGGCCGCTACACGGGCCGCATCGAGCACTACACGTACGGTCCGGCCAAGGCGGAGGTGCTCCGGCGGCTCGCCGCCGAACGCGGCTACGACCTCGCGGCGTGCTACGCCTACTCCGACTCCGCGACCGACCTGCCGATGCTCGAGGCAGTCGGTCGGCCGCACGCGGTCAACCCCGGCCGGCGCCTCACCGAGCACGCCGAGACGGCGGGCTGGCCGGTCCTGACGCTCACGCCCCCTGCAGCGGCGGTCCGTCGCCTCGACGCGCTCGCCGCGCCGTCGCCGGCGGCGGTCGGGACGGTCGGGGCCGTCGGGGTCGGGGTGGCCGCCACCGCCGGCCTCGGCTGGTACCTCGCTCGACGCCGCCGCCGGGGCTGA
- the ssd gene encoding septum site-determining protein Ssd yields the protein MAIQGAEVLCLAVDPEVRAVLSALCAEAGVAATSHPGRSEPPGWRSAALVLLGLGEPAGGVGHDTGGAAEAAEAVWPPGLAGLPRREGVVVVHVPAPGAPVDPPGEVWRAAVAVGAEHVVGLAAGREWVVDRLRRAAWPSAFCVGVVGARGGAGATATAVALATAAARGAGRSGLRRDDPAVLLLDADPGGGGLDLALGAEELPGLRWDGLHDVRPPLPAGGLSHSLPTADGVRVLSHGRRAALVQEGAGAAVLAAARAEHAVVVLDLPRHPAAATVPGRSPARATPAPDVLLCVCPAEVRAVAAAPLVLRAWRDWPAARTHLLVRGPSPGGLRASEAGLAVAAGVEADGSRLHRTDEVRAEPRLAAALEHGHPFADHGRSPLRRWADRWVAEVLADRLPSRRGAAVPAGP from the coding sequence GTGGCCATCCAGGGAGCCGAGGTGCTGTGCCTCGCGGTCGACCCCGAGGTGCGCGCCGTCCTGTCGGCGCTGTGCGCCGAGGCCGGGGTGGCAGCCACGTCGCACCCGGGCCGCAGCGAGCCGCCGGGGTGGCGGAGTGCGGCGCTCGTGCTCCTCGGGCTCGGCGAGCCCGCCGGTGGGGTGGGTCACGACACGGGTGGGGCGGCCGAGGCGGCCGAGGCGGTGTGGCCGCCAGGGCTCGCCGGGCTCCCACGCCGCGAGGGGGTGGTGGTCGTCCACGTGCCGGCGCCCGGTGCTCCGGTCGACCCGCCGGGGGAGGTGTGGCGGGCCGCGGTCGCCGTCGGTGCGGAGCACGTCGTCGGGCTCGCCGCGGGCAGGGAGTGGGTCGTCGACCGGCTGCGCCGGGCGGCGTGGCCGTCCGCGTTCTGCGTGGGCGTCGTCGGCGCCCGCGGAGGGGCGGGTGCCACCGCCACCGCGGTGGCCCTCGCCACCGCCGCCGCTCGCGGCGCCGGGCGATCCGGCCTCCGACGCGACGACCCGGCCGTCCTCCTGCTCGACGCCGACCCGGGTGGCGGCGGCCTCGACCTCGCCCTCGGCGCGGAGGAGCTGCCGGGGCTCCGGTGGGACGGGCTGCACGACGTCCGCCCGCCGCTGCCCGCGGGTGGCCTGTCCCACTCGCTGCCCACGGCCGACGGCGTCCGCGTCCTCAGTCACGGCCGCCGAGCCGCTCTCGTGCAGGAGGGTGCGGGGGCGGCGGTGCTCGCCGCAGCCAGGGCCGAGCACGCCGTCGTCGTCCTCGACCTCCCCCGCCACCCCGCCGCAGCGACCGTGCCGGGCCGGTCACCCGCCCGAGCCACCCCCGCCCCGGACGTGCTGCTGTGCGTGTGCCCGGCCGAGGTGCGCGCCGTGGCGGCGGCGCCCCTCGTCCTCCGGGCGTGGCGGGACTGGCCCGCGGCTCGGACCCACCTGCTCGTCCGGGGCCCCTCGCCCGGCGGACTGCGCGCGAGCGAGGCCGGTCTCGCCGTGGCCGCCGGTGTCGAGGCCGACGGGTCGCGGCTGCACCGCACCGACGAGGTGCGCGCCGAACCGCGCCTCGCGGCCGCTCTCGAGCACGGGCACCCGTTCGCCGACCACGGCCGCAGCCCGCTGCGACGGTGGGCCGACCGCTGGGTGGCCGAGGTGCTCGCCGACCGGCTGCCCAGCCGCCGTGGAGCCGCCGTGCCGGCTGGGCCGTGA
- a CDS encoding CpaF family protein, with product MTGDLFGALAAAVAAPGVTDVLVNGPGRVWVDDGSGLRRLAVPGLDTEAQVRALAVRLAGAGGRRLDDASPWVDARLPGGVRLHAVLPVLARGGTHVSLRLLGAAPRDLQALRELGALDDRLLETLREVVAARSRVLVVGATGAGKTTLLGALLSEVPPNERLVVVEDAAELAPAHPHVVSLEARPGNVEGAGAVGLDVLVRQALRMRPDRLVVGECRGAEVRELLLALGAGHCGAATLHAAGAEEVPVRVVALAGAAGIDPATALLQLRAAVDVVVTVERGGDGGRRVTGVWTWSDQAVPVGAVPLLVRVRG from the coding sequence GTGACGGGCGACCTCTTCGGTGCGCTCGCCGCGGCGGTGGCGGCACCCGGCGTGACCGACGTCCTCGTCAACGGTCCCGGCCGCGTGTGGGTGGACGACGGGTCCGGGCTGCGGCGGCTCGCCGTCCCCGGTCTCGACACCGAGGCGCAGGTGCGCGCCCTCGCGGTCCGCCTCGCCGGTGCCGGCGGCCGGCGGCTCGACGACGCCTCCCCGTGGGTGGACGCGCGCCTGCCGGGCGGGGTCCGCCTCCACGCGGTGCTACCGGTCCTTGCGCGCGGGGGCACGCACGTCAGCCTCCGGCTCCTCGGGGCCGCCCCCCGGGACCTGCAGGCCCTGCGCGAGCTCGGCGCGCTCGACGACCGCCTCCTCGAGACGCTCCGCGAGGTGGTGGCGGCCCGCAGCCGCGTGCTCGTCGTCGGCGCCACGGGCGCGGGCAAGACGACCCTCCTCGGGGCGCTCCTGTCGGAGGTACCGCCGAACGAGCGACTCGTCGTCGTCGAGGACGCCGCCGAGCTCGCACCCGCCCACCCGCACGTGGTGTCCCTCGAGGCGCGACCGGGCAACGTCGAGGGCGCCGGCGCCGTCGGCCTCGACGTCCTCGTCCGGCAGGCGCTCCGCATGCGACCGGACCGCCTCGTCGTCGGCGAGTGCCGGGGCGCCGAGGTCCGCGAGCTGCTGCTCGCCCTCGGGGCCGGGCACTGCGGGGCAGCCACCCTCCACGCCGCCGGTGCCGAGGAGGTGCCGGTGCGTGTCGTCGCGCTCGCAGGCGCCGCGGGCATCGACCCCGCCACGGCGCTGCTGCAGCTGCGAGCGGCCGTCGACGTCGTCGTGACAGTCGAACGGGGCGGCGACGGCGGGCGCCGGGTGACAGGGGTGTGGACGTGGTCGGACCAGGCGGTGCCGGTCGGGGCCGTGCCGCTGCTGGTCCGCGTCCGTGGCTGA
- a CDS encoding DUF4244 domain-containing protein, with protein MTIPTSARTAIPTSPATGTDGAPRPEGRALVPARVPARVPARVAAVTRGGDLGMATAEYAVATLAAVGFAGLLFAVLRSGEVQEMLAELVRRALGTV; from the coding sequence ATGACCATCCCCACCAGCGCCCGTACCGCCATCCCCACCAGCCCCGCCACCGGGACGGACGGTGCCCCACGTCCCGAGGGCCGCGCACTCGTCCCGGCCCGCGTCCCGGCCCGCGTCCCGGCCCGCGTCGCGGCCGTCACCCGCGGCGGCGACCTCGGGATGGCGACCGCGGAGTACGCCGTCGCCACTCTCGCCGCCGTCGGCTTCGCCGGGCTCCTGTTCGCCGTGCTCCGCAGCGGTGAGGTGCAGGAGATGCTCGCCGAGCTCGTCCGTCGTGCCCTCGGCACCGTCTGA
- a CDS encoding TadE family type IV pilus minor pilin — MTAETAVTLPVVVLCLAVLLAVGAVTRAQVSCVDAARSAARALARGESPVVATGEARAVLARPAAVSVASPAPDGPVEVTVRLDVHPPGVWSVPVTCRARAWREPTWAP; from the coding sequence GTGACGGCCGAGACCGCCGTCACGCTGCCCGTCGTCGTCCTCTGCCTCGCCGTGCTGCTCGCGGTCGGTGCCGTCACGAGGGCCCAGGTGTCGTGCGTCGACGCCGCCCGGTCCGCCGCACGCGCCCTCGCCCGGGGTGAGTCGCCCGTGGTGGCCACGGGCGAGGCCCGGGCCGTCCTCGCGCGGCCGGCCGCCGTGAGCGTCGCCTCGCCGGCGCCCGACGGCCCGGTCGAGGTCACGGTCCGCCTCGACGTCCACCCGCCCGGGGTCTGGTCGGTTCCCGTGACGTGCCGGGCGCGGGCCTGGCGGGAGCCCACGTGGGCGCCCTGA
- a CDS encoding DEAD/DEAH box helicase produces MHVQRLPGGRGGDEALPAAARAVLASPRAGACVRHVLVDPPRPATTAAWPAWVHPALVASLARQGIERPWSHQVEVAEAVHAGHHVVVSAGTASGKSLGFLLPALSGVLAALDGGATARHSAPCALYLSPTKALAADQERRLRELAAPGVVVGTVDGDASREQRDWVRDNAHVVLSNPDLLAHTLLPDHARWTRMLRRLRWVVLDECHVYRGVFGAHVGAVLRRLRRVAAAHGARPVTVLCSATVAEPGAFAARLLGEDVVVVDHDGAPRPGRTTLLWDPVLETAGAGPVGDVPVVEEGVPAAGSGPVRRRSAAAESADLLARLVGTGTRTLAFAPSRRGSEAVAAQARDALVAAHGPGAGGDLARAVVPYRGGHLPEERRATEHALRSGELLGVAATSALELGIDVTGLDAVLLAGWPGSLASFRQRLGRAGRADVPGTGVLVARDDPLDAYVLAHPERVLDGPHEGLTTDPDNPYVLLPHLAAAAAELPLTEVDLALFGPAAPALVEVLVERGDLRRRPGGWYWARPERPTLDLRGSGGGQVQLVEAGTGRVLGTVDTARACSTVHPGAVYQHLLRTYLVEGLDLDEGCAVLRPAEPGYVTFARSATRTRVVREVAARPLGAGGRLGHGPVDVVEQVTGFVRVDPLTGTVLGQELLDLPERSFRTQGTWFTAPPGRGDSGERGERGARGARGARGGSDDHGGGRLAASLHAAEHALTSLVPLVTVSDRFDVAGTYDVHHPDLDAAAVLVHDTWPGGAGFAEQVHARADDLLAAAGAAVGACACAAGCPGCVVRPGCGAGNQPLDKAGGLGLLRLLAG; encoded by the coding sequence GTGCACGTGCAGCGGCTGCCGGGAGGACGCGGCGGGGACGAGGCCCTGCCGGCGGCCGCGAGAGCGGTGCTCGCCTCGCCCAGGGCCGGCGCCTGCGTGCGGCACGTGCTCGTCGACCCGCCGCGTCCCGCCACCACCGCTGCGTGGCCGGCCTGGGTGCACCCGGCCCTGGTGGCGTCGCTCGCCCGGCAGGGCATCGAGCGGCCCTGGTCGCACCAGGTCGAGGTCGCCGAGGCGGTGCACGCGGGACACCACGTCGTCGTGTCGGCCGGCACGGCCTCCGGGAAGTCGCTCGGGTTCCTGCTGCCCGCCCTGTCGGGCGTCCTCGCGGCGCTCGACGGCGGTGCCACGGCCCGGCACTCCGCGCCGTGCGCGCTCTACCTGTCGCCGACCAAGGCCCTCGCCGCCGACCAGGAGCGCCGGCTGCGGGAGCTCGCCGCGCCGGGGGTCGTCGTGGGGACGGTCGACGGGGACGCCTCCCGCGAGCAGCGGGACTGGGTCCGCGACAACGCCCACGTCGTGCTGTCGAACCCGGACCTGCTCGCCCACACGCTGCTGCCGGACCACGCCCGCTGGACCCGCATGCTGCGACGCCTGCGCTGGGTGGTGCTCGACGAGTGCCACGTCTACCGGGGGGTGTTCGGCGCCCACGTGGGGGCGGTGCTGCGCAGGTTGCGTCGGGTCGCGGCCGCGCACGGCGCCCGGCCGGTGACGGTGCTGTGCTCGGCGACCGTCGCCGAGCCCGGCGCGTTCGCCGCGCGGCTGCTGGGCGAGGACGTCGTCGTCGTCGACCACGACGGCGCCCCGCGGCCGGGCCGGACGACGCTGCTGTGGGACCCGGTGCTCGAGACCGCGGGCGCGGGCCCGGTCGGCGACGTGCCGGTCGTCGAGGAGGGGGTGCCTGCGGCCGGGTCCGGCCCGGTGCGCCGGCGCAGCGCCGCCGCGGAGTCCGCGGACCTGCTCGCCCGTCTCGTCGGCACGGGCACCCGCACGCTCGCGTTCGCCCCCTCCCGGAGGGGCAGCGAGGCGGTCGCCGCCCAGGCCCGGGACGCGCTCGTCGCCGCACACGGCCCCGGTGCCGGCGGCGACCTCGCCCGCGCCGTCGTCCCCTACCGTGGGGGCCACCTCCCGGAGGAGCGCCGGGCGACCGAGCACGCGCTTCGCAGCGGGGAGCTGCTGGGCGTGGCCGCGACGTCGGCCCTCGAGCTCGGCATCGACGTGACGGGGCTCGACGCCGTGCTGCTCGCGGGCTGGCCGGGCTCGCTCGCCTCGTTCCGGCAGCGGCTCGGACGGGCCGGCCGCGCGGACGTGCCGGGGACCGGGGTGCTCGTGGCCCGGGACGACCCGCTCGACGCCTACGTCCTCGCGCACCCGGAGCGGGTGCTCGACGGCCCGCACGAAGGGCTCACGACCGACCCCGACAACCCGTACGTCCTCCTCCCGCACCTCGCCGCGGCGGCGGCGGAGCTGCCGCTCACGGAGGTCGACCTCGCCCTGTTCGGGCCGGCGGCGCCGGCGCTCGTCGAGGTGCTCGTCGAACGCGGCGACCTGCGCCGCCGGCCCGGCGGCTGGTACTGGGCGCGCCCGGAGCGGCCGACGCTCGACCTGCGCGGCAGCGGCGGCGGCCAGGTGCAGCTCGTGGAGGCGGGCACCGGCCGCGTCCTCGGCACGGTCGACACCGCCCGCGCGTGCTCGACCGTCCACCCGGGGGCCGTCTACCAGCACCTGCTGCGGACCTACCTGGTGGAGGGGCTCGACCTCGACGAGGGCTGCGCGGTCCTGCGACCCGCGGAGCCGGGCTACGTGACGTTCGCCCGGTCCGCGACGCGCACGCGCGTGGTCCGCGAGGTGGCCGCCCGCCCGCTCGGCGCCGGCGGCCGGCTCGGGCACGGCCCGGTGGACGTCGTGGAGCAGGTGACGGGCTTCGTCCGTGTCGACCCCCTCACCGGGACCGTCCTCGGGCAGGAGCTCCTCGACCTGCCGGAGCGGTCCTTCCGGACGCAGGGGACGTGGTTCACCGCCCCGCCGGGACGTGGCGACAGCGGCGAACGCGGCGAACGCGGCGCACGCGGCGCACGCGGCGCACGCGGTGGCAGCGATGATCACGGCGGCGGGCGGCTGGCGGCGTCCCTCCACGCGGCGGAGCACGCCCTCACCTCGTTGGTCCCGCTCGTCACCGTGAGCGACCGCTTCGACGTGGCCGGCACGTACGACGTGCACCACCCCGACCTCGACGCCGCCGCCGTGCTGGTCCACGACACGTGGCCCGGCGGGGCGGGTTTCGCCGAGCAGGTCCACGCCCGCGCCGACGACCTGCTGGCGGCCGCCGGCGCAGCCGTCGGCGCGTGCGCGTGCGCGGCGGGCTGCCCCGGGTGCGTCGTGAGGCCGGGGTGCGGCGCCGGCAACCAGCCCCTCGACAAGGCGGGCGGGCTCGGCCTGCTGCGGCTGCTCGCCGGCTGA
- a CDS encoding anti-sigma factor antagonist produces the protein MDLTLATRTVGDRTVVEVGGEIDVYTAPQLRSQLNDAVADGARHIVVDMTGTDFLDSTGLGVLVGGLKRVRTMDGDLELVCSSEKILKVFRITGLTKVFTIHSSLDEALASSAGDGRADSGGSAG, from the coding sequence GTGGACCTGACCCTGGCCACGCGGACGGTCGGTGACCGGACGGTCGTCGAGGTCGGCGGCGAGATCGACGTGTACACCGCTCCGCAGCTTCGCAGCCAGCTCAACGACGCCGTCGCCGACGGCGCCCGTCACATCGTCGTCGACATGACCGGCACCGACTTCCTCGACTCCACAGGGCTCGGTGTGCTCGTCGGCGGACTCAAGCGGGTCCGCACGATGGACGGCGACCTCGAGCTCGTCTGCTCGAGCGAGAAGATCCTCAAGGTGTTCCGGATCACCGGGCTCACCAAGGTCTTCACCATCCACTCCTCGCTGGACGAGGCGCTCGCGTCCTCCGCCGGCGACGGTCGCGCGGACAGCGGCGGCAGCGCGGGCTGA
- a CDS encoding ATP-binding protein: MDLPMGAVAGDEDVVLRIGGSPENVRTARLVAAAVARREGLPEDRVDEVRIAVGEAVTWALNTITDRAVEVVLGPGGRGEHAARTFVVRVGGGLALLSSDATGLPEEGGDDLAVALLRGLADDVHVDGDVTVLSWRDLP, translated from the coding sequence GTGGACCTCCCCATGGGCGCCGTCGCGGGCGACGAGGACGTCGTCCTGCGGATCGGGGGATCGCCGGAGAACGTCCGGACGGCCCGGCTCGTGGCCGCGGCGGTCGCCCGTCGGGAGGGCCTTCCCGAGGACCGGGTCGACGAGGTGCGGATCGCCGTCGGCGAGGCCGTGACCTGGGCCCTCAACACCATCACCGACCGCGCGGTGGAGGTGGTGCTCGGCCCCGGAGGCCGGGGGGAGCACGCGGCCCGGACCTTCGTCGTGCGGGTCGGCGGCGGTCTCGCTCTGCTGAGCAGTGACGCCACCGGGCTGCCCGAGGAGGGCGGCGACGACCTCGCGGTCGCGCTCCTGCGGGGCCTCGCCGACGACGTGCACGTCGACGGCGACGTCACGGTCCTCTCGTGGCGGGACCTGCCCTGA